From Trichoderma atroviride chromosome 1, complete sequence, one genomic window encodes:
- a CDS encoding uncharacterized protein (EggNog:ENOG41): MKTRSKRAAKAAVPLPTSPPQPTVRRNPPRATARRTKEAVTRARNPDFGSDFGSDSDSDADSDSGSESSSGPNSLLSSPTNSPSRILLPASSSSSSDHYIVPSSASGSATATTVAPQLTPSLPSLNSSSAPPGLQVPKGLTTIPRKGSIIWDPKPRRGAPRNIGPSSLFSTPKRDLTDEEDYEKTPSSPPKSAAELQAEKMAEREIEQTEIEMWLEATTALARDAKNVISLLQETSTRLAYKPVLQMKIKAFEMSRSIFTGPQPPSFRAGSPPENRIPFLNWDWVNKIEDQETLEVAKKAVPLAVKMANIATALLHIRAIQKEAYDPVPFLEATDSRFPQSFAADESKHFLTLSLEIRTQRAIESIAISPQATDLRGMLGYAFCELNAPNAPSNYNALFAYGPYKPMAGLAEEQLLDVCSERVKDIWQLMSEGGKRGIRTPVDLPSVRAKYPLPHTLELLKKWLFNRYSSVSQLMEKTEQEHLAQERQMFLEQWRTEEESRIREEHQARDEERRLREEERRVRQEANLRARQEALAKERQAWEREKLFMSRQSDERRPRERRTGEGVGGRQSPPPPDEDGLFLPDSPNASPRSLASSQGESQRSQVQRGEDDLSRGDSLFHPDEAVGLLLNVSLGGSSSGHARRKLPASKPSRAQPLRGSRRQNTDGDYGEEEGEEDQTRDEFDYDDDFETDRRAPKRSKITHTQSSSKPGPSQRRREFKEAVATAVALGAAEPPPPVLDFAEIERLKVQARVNAKLNNPRLLKRRQNWSERDSNTLIGLVASRAAGWADMEREDSQKFELPRNAQAYRDRARNMKVDFLISDAVLPRGFDLVTFSKKEIDRVQKLGKNPARMEADVDRNGRPINTQYVPPVAEDEEDEEDEENEENEED; this comes from the exons ATGAAGACCAGGTCCAAGAgagcggccaaggctgctgtgCCGCTGCCAACTTCACCTCCACAACCCACAGTCAGAAGAAACCCACCCAGAGCAACTGCTCGGCGAACCAAAGAGGCCGTCACCAGAGCCCGAAATCCTGATTTTGGCTCTGATTTTGGCTCTGATTCTGATTCTGATGCTGATTCTGATTCCGGTTCTGAATCCAGCTCTGGACCCAACTCTCTTCTGAGCTCTCCCACAAACTCTCCTTCACGCATTCTTCTACCCgcttcctcatcgtcgtcatctgaCCATTACATTGTTCCTTCATCCGCGTCAGGCTCAGCAACCGCAACGACCGTTGCTCCTCAGCTTACGCCTTCACTGCCAAGTCtcaactcttcttctgcacCCCCAGGTCTGCAGGTTCCAAAAGGCTTGACGACTATCCCACGCAAAGGCTCCATCATCTGGGACCCAAAGCCACGGCGAGGAGCTCCTCGAAATATCGgtcccagcagcttgttttCTACCCCTAAGAGGGACTTAACTGACGAGGAGGACTACGAGAAGACTCCCAGCTCACCACCTAAATCAGCCGCTGAGCTGCAGGCAGAAAAAATGGCCGAGCGCGAGATTGAGCAGACAGAGATCGAGATGTGGCTAGAGGCCACTACTGCCTTGGCCAGGGACGCAAAAAATGTCATCAGCCTGCTGCAGGAGACAAGCACGCGACTTGCATACAAGCCGGTGCTCCAGATGAAAATCAAAGCGTTTGAGATGTCACGAAGCATTTTCACGGGCCCTCAGCCCCCTTCCTTTCGTGCTGGCTCTCCCCCGGAAAACCGAATCCCCTTTCTCAACTGGGACTGGGTGAACAAGATAGAAGACCAAGAAACGTTAGAGGTTGCCAAGAAAGCGGTCCCGCtcgccgtcaagatggccaacATTGCCACTGCTCTCCTCCATATCAGAGCCATTCAAAAAGAAGCCTACGACCCCGTTCCTTTTCTCGAGGCCACAGACAGCCGCTTTCCGCAATCTTTTGCTGCTGACGAGAGCAAGCACTTTCTTACTCTGTCTTTGGAGATTCGCACTCAGCGTGCCATTGAAAGCATTGCCATATCGCCCCAAGCGACGGACCTTCGCGGGATGCTGGGCTACGCCTTTTGCGAATTGAATGCCCCAAATGCGCCGAGTAACTACAATGCTCTCTTTGCTTACGGCCCATATAAACCCATGGCTGGCCTTGCTgaggagcagctgctggacgtGTGCTCGGAAAGGGTCAAGGATATATGGCAACTAATGTCCGAAGGCGGCAAGAGAGGGATTAGAACTCCCGTTGACCTGCCTAGCGTCCGGGCCAAgtatcctcttcctcatacgctcgagcttctcaagaAATGGCTTTTCAACAGATATTCATCAGTCTCACAGTTAATGGAAAAGACGGAACAAGAGCATCTTGCCCAAGAGAGGCAAATGTTCTTAGAGCAGTGGCGTACTGAGGAGGAGTCCCGCATTCGTGAAGAGCATCAAGCTCGCGATGAAGAACGACGTCTCAGAGAAGAGGAACGGCGGGTCAGGCAGGAAGCGAACCTTCGGGCTAGACAGGAAGCCTTAGCTAAGGAGCGGCAGGcctgggagagggagaaactCTTCATGTCACGGCAGTCTGACGAAAGAAGGCCTCGAGAAAGAAGAACCGGTGAGGGAGTTGGAGGCAGAcagtcgccgccgccgcccgaTGAAGATGGTCTGTTCCTCCCTGACTCTCCTAATGCTTCTCCCAGAAGCCTGGCTAGTTCCCAAGGAGAGTCACAGCGGTCGCAGGTTCAACGAGGTGAAGATGACCTGTCCAGAGG GGACTCCTTATTTCATCCTGATGAGGCGGTCGGCCTACTCCTTAATGTATCTCTTGGGGGATCATCCTCGGGCCATGCACGGCGAAAGCTGCCTGCTTCGAAACCGTCACGCGCGCAGCCTCTTCGAGGCAGCCGCCGTCAGAACACCGATGGCGACtacggagaagaagaaggtgaagaggaTCAAACTAGAGACGAGTTTGattatgatgatgattttgagaCGGACCGGCGGGCCcccaaaagaagcaaaatcACCCACACCCAATCTTCTTCTAAGCCCGGACCATCTCAGCGTCGAAGGGAGTTCAAAGAAGCTGTCGCTACTGCCGTCgctcttggagctgctgAACCTCCACCACCTGTGCTTGACTTTGCCGAGATCGAGCGGCTAAAGGTCCAGGCCCGCGTCAACGCAAAGCTAAACAACCCTCGTCTCCTTAAACGGCGCCAAAACTGGAGCGAGCGTGATTCCAACACCTTGATTGGACTCGTTGCCAGCCGCGCTGCGGGTTGGGCCGACATGGAAAGGGAAGACAGCCAGAAATTCGAGCTGCCGCGCAACGCCCAGGCCTACCGCGACAGGGCTCGCAATATGAAGGTTGATTTTCTCATCTCGGATGCGGTGCTCCCACGAGGGTTCGATTTAGTCACTTTTAGTAAGAAGGAAATCGACCGCGTGCAGAAGCTGGGCAAGAATCCTGCCAGAATGGAAGCCGATGTCGATAGGAACGGCAGACCGATCAACACGCAATATGTGCCCCCAGTGgcagaggacgaagaggacgaagaagacgaggagaacgaagagaatgaagaggatTAG
- a CDS encoding uncharacterized protein (EggNog:ENOG41): MAQTLKGKRPRADEFLPDHISNRSKSSGSARRPSNFPPEFYDGLSKIWLTPRALRELDRRNENLPLSNSKPAAEFVKPRGAKLAALAKLGVSKRAQFAASGGPDLSDLKGYPEPTNVTHSMASPMLPLNRDTASLVSSSTRQTRRTGKRSATSNKSKRTSAYDDNLEQHCLKYCIYFPRHRFSNGRRPPKPNNLKEIRKALEQPGRSLSSSTALETAHDDFLDKLPGATEDDLVRKLIPLLVGDVNIPNSGNCFFTNLRSRTGYTTTTPRPDYFEGALLEDVDMTVRDDLKNQIIPTKNAATPIVPNFFMEFKNNAGKMKVAERQTTMNGVHGAYIMHALKNYRLGEKPEYDGNAYAFTATLVDTYLRLYAHHLAAPSQPGDRPGCYATLLKAYALDDEEAYLAGRGAFRNLRMRAKEDRDRFIAIANARARRQNTVDEDTDDGSTERGDNLSRAGEEQQDQGSSPLDFYDAHTFIEPGEGTRDPAQNATQETQDTTQDSQLTNAGLALDYDTDDAEVGVDGLSSFTTVSYEEDYRRPRRQIRRARSPLASSSTRQTPRNAPSSSSTRKRARSPPSPPVTRQRKRRLESAG, translated from the exons ATGGCTCAGACGTTGAAAGGAAAGCGGCCGCGAGCAGATGAATTCCTGCCAGACCACATCTCCAATAGGTCAAAGTCAAGCGGCTCGGCTCGCAGGCCATCCAACTTCCCTCCCGAATTCTACGACGGCTTGTCAAAGATTTGGCTTACGCCTCGTGCTCTGCGAGAGCTCGACCGGCGGAACGAGAACCTCCCTCTGTCCAATTCTAAGCCTGCGGCAGAGTTTGTAAAACCTCGTGGCGCAAAGCTTGCTGCGCTTGCGAAACTTGGTGTCTCGAAGCGTGCCCAGTTTGCGGCATCTGGGGGCCCAGATCTCAGTGATCTCAAAGGG TATCCAGAGCCAACGAACGTTACTCACTCGATGGCGTCGCCAATGCTCCCCTTGAACCGTGATACAGCATCTCTCGTGTCCTCAAGCACCCGGCAAACGCGGCGAACTGGAAAAAGGTCTGCCACATCTAACAAAAGCAAACGCACGTCGGCATATGACGACAACCTCGAGCAGCATTGTCTAAAATACTGCATCTACTTTCCTCGACATAGATTCTCCAACGGTAGGCGTCCACCTAAACCGAATAACCTCAAAGAGATTCGCAAAGCTCTTGAACAGCCAGGGCgctctctttcctcttccacTGCTCTCGAGACAGCCCACGATGACTTCTTGGATAAACTTCCGGGTGCAACCGAAGATGACCTGGTGCGCAAACTAATTCCGCTTCTTGTTGGTGACGTGAATATCCCAAACAGTGGCAACTGTTTCTTTACCAATTTACGCTCGAGGACTGGGTATACTACAACTACACCACGGCCCGATTACTTCGAAGgagctcttcttgaagatgTGGACATGACTGTAAGAGATGACCTGAAGAATCAAATAATCCCGACAAAAAACGCAGCAACTCCCATCGTGCCCAATTTCTTTATGGAATTCAAAAACAATGCAGGAAAAATGAAGGTAGCGGAGAGGCAGACGACAATGAACGGCGTGCACGGAGCCTATATAATGCATGCCCTGAAGAATTATCGCCTGGGTGAGAAACCTGAGTACGATGGCAACGCCTATGCATTCACGGCAACTTTGGTTGATACATACCTCAGACTATACGCACATCATCTGGCAGCCCCTTCCCAGCCTGGTGATCGACCTGGTTGCTATGCCACTTTGCTTAAAGCTTATGCGCtagacgatgaagaggcttATTTGGCAGGCAGGGGAGCATTCAGGAATCTGAGGatgagagcaaaagaagaccGCGACCGCTTTATTGCGATTGCCAATGCGAGGGCGCGGCGCCAAAACACAGTAGATGAAGACACAGACGATGGAAGCACTGAAAGGGGTGACAATCTCAGCAGGGccggagaagagcagcaagaccAAGGCTCAAGTCCTCTGGACTTTTACGACGCCCATACGTTTATCGAGCCGGGTGAGGGCACCCGGGACCCTGCCCAAAACGCCACCCAGGAAACCCAAGACACCACCCAAGACAGCCAATTGACAAATGCTGGGTTGGCCCTTGACTATGATACGGACGATGCCGAGGTCGGCGTTGATGGGCTGTCTAGTTTTACAACGGTTAGTTACGAAGAAGATTACCGGCGACCTCGGCGTCAGATCAGAAGAGCACGCAGTCCtctggcatcttcttccactcgcCAAACACCACGCAATGccccgtcttcttcttctactcgGAAAAGAGCACGCAGTCCTCCGTCTCCTCCTGTCACCCGGCAACGTAAGAGGCGGCTTGAATCAGCGGGATGA
- a CDS encoding uncharacterized protein (EggNog:ENOG41~TransMembrane:3 (n3-11c19/20o35-56i68-88o100-119i)) — protein sequence MSLVAGFLGAVYDPAWFVAQQIPQEKPLVASENSIVLAHQLGNMYLGMCLMGLSLFWSTSEIKVIRSYLIALLIADAGHVGFTWYGMGSERFFDVSGWNAMAWGNLGATLFLAFTRIAYLSGIFGPDNAGPASIKPSKKKNKAN from the exons ATGTCGCT CGTGGCAGGCTTCCTTGGTGCCGTTTACGACCCGGCATGGTTCGTTGCGCAGCAGATCCCCCAGGAAAAGCCTCTCGTGGCCTCGGAGAATAGCATCGTGCTGGCCCACCAACTAGGCAACATGTACCTGGGCATGTGTCTCATGGGCCTGTCTCTGTTCTGGTCCACCTCCGAGATCAAAGTCATCCGCAGCTATCTCATCGCCCTCCTgattgctgatgctggccacGTTGGCTTCACATGGTACGGCATGGGTTCTGAGAGGTTCTTTGACGTGTCTGGGTGGAATGCCATGGCCTGGGGGAATCTAGGAGCCACC CTGTTTCTTGCGTTTACCCGCATTGCGTATCTCTCAGGCATATTTGGCCCAGATAATGCCGGTCCAGCCTCCATTAAAcccagcaagaagaagaataaggCCAATTGA
- a CDS encoding uncharacterized protein (EggNog:ENOG41), whose protein sequence is MATIEPRLIHLLNDEPARPEPSTADLHQLPSLPSLQLPTHAGTRDGPLPPLQLDGLRSDSFLGSSGRHAMLPSISGGGHAVTSSPARDQATTASPDYKKDSDYCREGKYAGSSGVFPLRLLLSDVPPMSVSVPPAPYLSFSSILNDDGPDFHDDTHLPSLPSLYASGAAAAASAAAISASAAASTSTSISTTSTSTSTSATTPAFASSIPLTPPPPVSISTASPSTTSNSKKRPAIHIKDDFLQLPQPAKKPKAHQAPFMPPIINGLFEPPPNVALFPPISSSVFDDTDAGQSKLLHELSYSPPGPRLSPEPDQPVPKPRASRKRSSKPRRKWSEEETNHLLMGVDRHGVGRWTNILDDPDFLFNSRTAGDLKDRFRTCCPEEMRVIDGDRTKARAKGPLVNKMSSPKKPEKLNDESPDTVMADAGDMLPNKDQPASSSPVAFSDDRPAKKTRAHRMRVSDLVGLGITGPFKKARRRERTTFTTRDDQEILQGLETYGPTWTKIHRDKRFHLGNRKPTDLRDRVRNKYPYIYQRIEKGIFQPKDVSTNNILEPMVNMTISHSFQAAPTKRGETPKEPQKWSFLVTNSSEQSQSRSQ, encoded by the coding sequence ATGGCCACCATCGAGCCTCgtctcatccatctcttgaACGATGAGCCAGCGCGGCCGGAGCCTTCCACTGCCGACTTACACCAACTGCcgtcgctgccgtcgctgcAATTGCCCACCCATGCCGGCACTCGTGATGGGCCTCTGCCGCCGCTACAGCTCGACGGGCTTCGCTCGGACAGCTTCCTGGGCAGCTCTGGACGACATGCCATGCTGCCGAGCATCAGCGGAGGAGGCCATGCCGTGACATCTTCTCCGGCCAGAGACCAGGCCACGACGGCCTCGCCGGACTACAAGAAGGACTCAGACTACTGCAGGGAAGGCAAATATGCCGGGAGCTCGGGCGTGTTTCCTCTGCGGCTGCTGTTGAGCGACGTGCCGCCCATGTCTGTGTCTGTGCCGCCTGCGCCCtatctctccttctccagcatcCTCAACGATGACGGGCCAGACTTTCATGATGACACTCATCTGCCTTCGTTACCCTCGCTATATGcttctggcgctgctgccgctgcctctgctgcggccatctctgcctctgctgcagcctccACTTCCACTTCCATCTCTACCACTTCTACCTCTACCTCTACCTCTGCTACTACTCcagcctttgcttcttctatACCTCTaactcctcctcctcccgtCTCAATCTCCACCGCTTCTCCTTCCACCACTTCCAACTCCAAGAAACGACCGGCTATCCACATCAAGGATGATTTCTTACAGCTTCCGCAGCCTGCAAAGAAGCCCAAGGCACATCAGGCACCCTTCATGCCGCCCATCATCAACGGACTCTTCGAGCCGCCACCCAACGTCGCCCTCTTTCCGCCCATATCGTCCAGTGTTTTCGATGACACCGACGCTGGCCAGTCCAAGCTCCTCCACGAGCTCAGCTACAGCCCCCCGGGGCCCCGCTTGTCGCCGGAGCCAGACCAACCTGTGCCCAAGCCAAGAGCGTCAAGAAAGCGTTCAAGCAAGCCCAGACGGAAATGGTCCGAGGAGGAGACGAACCACTTGCTCATGGGCGTTGATCGACATGGTGTAGGCAGATGGACCAATATCTTGGACGACCCggattttttatttaattccCGGACAGCGGGTGATCTCAAGGATCGCTTCCGCACCTGCTGCCCGGAGGAAATGAGGGTGATTGACGGTGACAGAACCAAGGCTCGTGCCAAAGGGCCGCTGGTGAACAAGATGTCGTCGCCCAAAAAGCCGGAAAAGTTGAATGACGAGTCCCCTGATACTGTCATGGCCGACGCAGGCGACATGCTGCCGAACAAGgaccagccagccagctctAGTCCAGTCGCATTTTCTGATGACCGTCCCGCCAAGAAGACTCGTGCTCATCGCATGAGGGTGTCGGATCTGGTGGGGCTCGGCATTACAGGGCCCTTTAAAAAGGCTCGTCGGCGGGAGAGGACCACCTTTACCACCCGAGACGACCAAGAGATCTTGCAGGGCCTCGAGACATATGGGCCGACGTGGACCAAGATTCACCGTGACAAGCGCTTTCACCTTGGCAACCGGAAGCCTACGGATCTTCGGGACCGCGTGCGAAACAAGTATCCCTACATTTACCAACGCATCGAAAAAGGCATCTTCCAGCCCAAGGATGTCAGCACCAACAACATTCTCGAGCCAATGGTCAACATGACCATCAGCCATTCCTTCCAGGCTGCTCCCACCAAGCGCGGAGAGACTCCAAAGGAGCCGCAAAAGTGGTCATTCCTGGTGACTAATTCCTCGGAGCAGTCTCAGTCTCGGTCTCAGTAA
- a CDS encoding 40S ribosomal protein eS4 translates to MARGIKKHQKRLSAPSHWLLDKLSGLYAPKPSAGPHKLRDCMPLIVFIRNRLKYALNYRETKAIMMQRLVKVDGKVRTDITYPAGYMDVITIEKTGENFRLIYDTKGRFTVHRIQAEEAEYKLGKVKRVQLGRGGIPFLVTHDARTIRYPDPLIKVNDTVKIDLATGKITDFIKFDTGAVAMVTGGRNMGRVGVITHRERHDGGFNIVHIKDAIDNTFATRESNVFVIGQEKPWISLPKGKGVKLTIAEERDRRRALAH, encoded by the exons ATGGCCCGAGGAAT CAAGAAGCACCAGAAGCGCCTTAGCGCCCCCTCCCACTGGCTCTTGGACAAGCTGTCCGGCCTGTACGCCCCCAAGCCCTCTGCCGGTCCTCACAAGCTCCGCGACTGCATGCCCCTGATTGTCTTCATCCGAAACCGCCTCAAGTATGCTCTCAACTACCgcgagaccaaggccatcatgatGCAGCGCCTCGTCAAGGTTGACGGCAAGGTCCGCACCGACATCACCTACCCCGCCGGCTACATGGACGTCATCACCATTGAGAAGACTGGCGAGAACTTCCGTCTCATCTACGACACCAAGGGCCGCTTCACCGTCCACCGCAtccaggccgaggaggccgagTACAAGCTGGGCAAGGTCAAGCGCGTTCAGCTGGGCCGTGGTGGAATCCCATTCTTGGTCACGCACGATGCGAGAAC CATCCGTTACCCTGACCCCCTGATCAAGGTCAACGACACCGTCAAGATCGACCTTGCCACCGGCAAGATCACCGACTTCATCAAGTTCGACACTGGCGCCGTCGCCATGGTCACTGGTGGTCGTAACATGGGCCGTGTTGGTGTCATCACCCACCGTGAGCGCCACGACGGAGGCTTCAACATTGTCCACATCAAGGACGCCATTGACAACACCTTTGCCACCCGTGAGAGCAACGTCTTCGTCATTGGCCAGGAGAAGCCCTGGATCTCCCTGCCCAAGGGCAAGGGTGTCAAGCTCACCATTGCTGAGGAGCGTGACCGCCGCCGCGCTCTGGCTCActaa
- a CDS encoding uncharacterized protein (SECRETED:SignalP(1-20)~CAZy:AA1) has translation MHWLTLISCALLSFISTATAAKPTWTPGAPRVHDDSFTPTHVLRISRKEFCVGGIIRYTTLVNDSLPGPELHIPEGKVVWIRVYNDMHDANLTIHWHGLAQAAAPFSDGTPMASQWPIPPQYYFDYELRTPEGTAGTYFYHSHVDFQTSTATGPLIVDDPPDRRKPYPVDGDRVLHISELFYETDKEIVAGLRAAPFRWSGEAGGFLVNGDTISIYHVVDPGSSKLTVIEIDPGKWYRFRFIGAMALSYIAIAFEDHHDLEVIEVDGDYTKPYSTPLLQIGSGQRFSALFKAKTCEELRRTGMLDYYIQIEPRDRPSNVVSYAILRYRNTCGIGGNPYVSTTAVPSKRPINLPPTIDGFLDYKLEPLFPNNFPTADQVTRRVMVYAQQQVDSYVLWTDNNVSWVDTHPLPMQTSPNEPYLVALYKNASQYLPNYEASIANNGIDPRTKTYPAKLGEVIEIVFQQLGSRNRDKFWSGGLDTHPWHAHGSHIYDIGGGPGAFHPDVAERQLKGTHPIRRDTSMLFRYTRRVQENQPWGWRAWRLRVEDAGVWMIHCHTLQHMVMGMQTVWVFGDAHDIMKARFPDVSGYLEYEGSVNGNATHAPEVVHFFEAEDEADDEAEAEAEAEAEAEAGA, from the exons ATGCACTGGCTGACATTGATATCATGTGCCCTCTTATCTTTCATCTCTACGGCCACCGCTGCCAAACCAACATGGACACCCGGGGCGCCACGAGTACACGATGACTCCTTTACTCCCACCCATGTGCTCCGGATCTCGAGAAAGGAATTCTGCGTCGGTGGCATCATCAGATACACCACGCTAGTCAACGACTCGCTGCCCGGGCCCGAGCTGCACATCCCCGAGGGCAAAGTCGTCTGGATCAGAGTGTACAATGACATGCACGATGCCAACCTCACCATA CACTGGCATGGCCTCGCCCAGGCTGCCGCGCCCTTCTCGGACGGCACGCCCATGGCCAGCCAGTGGCCCATCCCGCCGCAATACTACTTCGACTACGAGCTGAGGACGCCCGAAGGCACCGCCGGCACCTACTTTTACCACTCGCACGTCGATTTCCAGACCAGCACCGCAACCGGCCCCCTGATTGTCGACGATCCGCCCGATCGCCGCAAGCCGTATCCCGTCGACGGTGACCGTGTCTTGCACATATCGGAACTCTTTTACGAAACAGACAAGGAAATCGTCGCAGGTCTTCGGGCGGCGCCGTTTCGATGGTCCGGAGAGGCGGGCGGCTTCCTCGTCAACGGGGATACCATATCCATTTACCACGTTGTTGATCCGGGATCCTCCAAGCTGACCGTCATTGAGATTGATCCCGGCAAGTGGTATAGGTTCAGGTTCATTGGCGCCATGGCACTGTCGTACATCGCCATCGCTTTTGAGGACCATCATGACCTTGAGGTGATTGAGGTGGACGGCGATTACACCAAGCCCTATTCCACGCCTCTGCTGCAGATTGGCTCCGGCCAGCGGTTCAGCGCGCTGTTCAAAGCAAAGACGTGCGAGGAGCTTCGACGTACTGGCATGTTGGATTATTACATACAGATAGAGCCTCGCGATCGGCCCAGCAACGTGGTCAGCTACGCCATCTTGCGCTATCGCAATACTTGCGGCATTGGCGGCAATCCATATGTCTCGACAACTGCCGTTCCCTCCAAGAGACCCATCAATCTCCCTCCCACGATTGACGGCTTTCTGGATTACAAGCTGGAGCCCCTCTTCCCCAACAACTTCCCTACCGCCGATCAGGTCACCCGCCGAGTCATGGTTTACGCCCAGCAACAGGTGGACAGTTACGTCCTGTGGACGGACAATAATGTCTCCTGGGTAGATACGCATCCCTTGCCCATGCAGACCAGCCCAAATGAGCCTTACCTAGTGGCGCTATACAAGAATGCGAGCCAGTACCTGCCCAACTATGAAGCGTCCATTGCCAACAACGGCATCGATCCGCGGACCAAGACGTACCCTGCCAAGCTGGGAGAAGTCATTGAGATTGTCTTCCAGCAACTTGGCTCGCGCAATCGCGACAAATTCTGGTCTGGAGGCCTCGACACGCATCCCTGGCACGCCCACGGCAGCCATATATACGACATTGGAGGAGGACCAGGAGCTTTTCATCCCGACGTTGCCGAGCGGCAGCTCAAAGGCACGCATCCCATACGGAGAGACACATCGATGCTCTTTCGATACACAAGGAGAGTGCAGGAGAATCAGCCGTGGGGCTGGCGCGCCTGGCGGCTCAGGGTGGAGGATGCCGGCGTGTGGATGATTCATTGCCATACGCTACAGCACATGGTCATGGGAATGCAGACGGTCTGGGTATTTGGCGATGCGCACGACATCATGAAGGCCAGGTTCCCGGACGTGTCGGGGTATCTGGAGTATGAAGGGAGTGTGAATGGCAACGCTACGCATGCTCCAGAGGTGGTGCATTTCTTTGAAGCAGAGGATGAGGCtgatgacgaggctgaggctgaggctgaggctgaggccgaggctgaggcagGGGCTTGA
- a CDS encoding uncharacterized protein (EggNog:ENOG41) gives MSNLFVVMNSWQGPGEPPLSTRIDDYISYMRHNHLELGYEVTHLPLLLLPSCDYTASDTLIYYEKRPANCGVADLPDINPINPKLIRLGYANPLVLQLIIAQRSNHREVSSAILPTGESAERFLRDAIAPFGPKIDRYLAGGEDEMPSLFMASIVVALVERARLDTLSQAYDHPTAAKDILNNLHTLSSEEIFDSMPDYLIEYYMHTVSLACVAANPITATGFPFISASQLAIVDGLVVEDYIGKLSGTWLDIMATIPHIFRLGAIMYRRKLGTSTFEDTPGEFLDFADIEDRLQASALIEDGRKRVDTWQKVALLFKIAATCYLWSLLDEPLLHNPDVVTIDEDAELQDEDYEYNDPDERRQKLHRVFMKQIITQADELLPTITLDSDFNLALCWPMLILGCLTKDKGTEEFIEQRLIDIADQSAVGNCLETLFVLKHVWSLPMSERSPWRIWKYVEDSRCRECTCPQCTPFLF, from the exons ATGTCCAACCTCTTCGTGGTCATGAATAGCTGGCAGGGTCCCGGAGAACCTCCCCTGAGCACCCGCATCGATGACTACATCTCCTACATGAGGCACAATCACCTGGAGCTAGGGTACGAAGTGACGCATCTACCATTGCTCTTGCTGCCGTCATGCGATTACACCGCAAGTGATACTCTTATTTACTATGAGAAGCGCCCGGCCAACTGTGGCGTCGCCGACCTCCCCGATATCAACCCGATTAACCCCAAGCTGATCCGATTAGGCTATGCCAACCCTTTGGTCCTGCAGCTCATCATTGCTCAGCGATCTAATCATCGCGAGGTGTCTTCCGCCATCCTGCCCACGGGGGAGAGCGCGGAGCGCTTTTTGAGGGATGCTATTGCCCCATTCGGCCCCAAGATTGATCGCTATCTGGCTGGTGGCGAAGATGAAATGCCCTCCCTGTTTATGGCAAGCATCGTTGTAGCTCTCGTCGAA AGGGCCCGGCTCGACACGCTCTCCCAGGCATACGACCAtccaacagcagccaaggaCATCTTGAACAATCTCCACACCCTCAGCTCGGAAGAAATTTTTGACAGCATGCCTGATTATCTGATAGAGTACTACATGCACACCGTCTCCTTGGCTTGCGTTGCTGCCAATCCCATCACGGCTACTGGGTTTCCATTCATCAGTGCGTCGCAGTTGGCAATTGTCGACGGTTTGGTGGTCGAAGATTACATCGGTAAACTTTCCGGAACCTGGCTCGACATAATGGCCACCATTCCACACATTTTTAGGTTGGGAGCCATCATGTACCGTCGGAAACTTGGTACATCTACATTTGAAGATACGCCCGGCGAGTTTCTCGATTTTGCCGATATAGAAGACAGGCTCCAGGCTTCTGCCCTGATTGAAGACGGAAGAAAGCGCGTCGACACCTGGCAAAAAGTCGCCCTTTTATTCAAGATTGCCGCCACATGTTACCTGTGGTCTCTCTTGGATGAGCCTCTCCTCCATAACCCAGACGTTGTTACCATAGATGAAGACGCCGAGCTCCAAGATGAGGACTATGAGTACAACGATCCGGACGAGCGGAGACAGAAATTGCACAGGGTGTTCATGAAGCAGATAATTACGCAAGCAGACGAATTGCTGCCTACCATTACATTGGATAGTGACTTCAATCTAGCCCTCTGCTGGCCTATGCTTATCCTGGGGTGCTTGACCAAAGACAAAGGTACAGAGGAATTCATCGAGCAGCGCCTGATTGACATAGCCGACCAGTCTGCCGTTGGCAATTGCCTCGAGACTCTGTTCGTTCTAAAACACGTCTGGAGTCTGCCTATGAGCGAGCGTTCCCCCTGGAGGATTTGGAAGTATGTCGAGGATTCTAGGTGCCGGGAATGTACCTGTCCGCAGTGCAcaccctttcttttttga